attttttttttttgccccaaaacctacatattttgccccaaaacctttaaaTTTTGCCCATAAATCTTCAAATTTtacctcaaaaccttcaaattttgtccacaaatgttaaaattttgcccaaaaacctccataatttgcttaaaaacctccattttttgccccaaaatctccatattttgcccaaaaaattgccacggttttataattttttttgcccccggtgacttGTAATCCTGGTACCGCCACTGACCGTGTATGATCTTATTTACACTTTAATTGTTACGACTTTTGGCTTCTTGCTGAAAAGAGGAGTTGAATGCTGTTTAAATATCCATGTTAAGATTTTTATTATTGTCTTTTTGTTTTACCTGAAAGCTGTGCACACTGTGTCAAAATTAAACAGGATATAAGCCATGTGCCAAGCACATTCAACTGAGTGAAGGTACTAATTTAACCGAGTCTTTTGATAAACCCTCACTAAAAAATAACCAGTTTAACCCTAAAGCCTTTTGACCCTTACCTGTACCACACATCTTGACACACTTACAGCCTATTGGAAAGAAGCACTATATTTTACTGCATTAGTTTCACAATTTTTCATGCACAGGCTGTAATTGAAGCAGGGTTAATTGCCCCTTTGGTGAATTTGCTTCAAATAGCTGAATTCGACATAAAGAAAGAATCTGCTTGGGCAATATTAAacgccacttcttgtggtaataatgATCAGATCAAGTACACTCTCATGTCATATCCCTCCCTAAGTTTAATAATCGAAAAGTTATATACTGTTACTTATAAACTGTATGCTATGATTCGTAGGTAATTGGTGAGCCAGggaagtataatatataatatgaaatattatatgaaAAAGCAGTTGAAATTCTCAAGACGTTTTGGTTGGAAGAGGAAGAGGAGGGTGTAGAAGATGATGGCTTCAACTTTGGCGGGGAAACTAATATTAAAGTTCCATCTGATGGATTCAGTTTCAACAACTGAAAAGTGATTACTTCCATCACATTTTTAGCGTTTTAACTTCCTTTCAGACTTTGGTTACATAAAGAGTGTGCCTACAACAGGCAATACGGTTATTTAATTATGTTTTAGAATTGAAACATTTGTATAAACCCGAAATCAGTTTCTATTTTTCACCCATATGATACTcttatatttttaaaagaaaaatgaACAAATAGTAGACATGGCAATTGTGAATCATAAACTCAAattcgggtcaaatgggtcaagctttcaGGTCAATTGAGTCTTGAGAaaaattaagcctaacaatataaattaaaacttaaaaaaagatcCAAAAGGGTTTCTCTCCAACCTATTATGTCCTATACAAAAAATGAAGGAACGGGTCTAATGGGTATCAATACTCAAAGATCAATAAATAGAAATGGGTCTAATGGATTTTGTGAATGAGTCAAATGGGTCGAGCACAAAAAGTTTCATCCGTCAAAATTTTATGAAAGCATTCatggttatatcatttattatgtatattaattgttcttatgtatatataataaataaataataataactaaaataatgtaataaatgtaaaaaaaagCGACGTAACCCATTTAAGCCATTTGACCCAACTGACCTGTGACCCGtttcgacccgttacccaaaccgacccaacctgactcaTTTTGAACCGTGTAAAAAAATTGACCCgtttgacctatgacccatttcaatcCAAAACCATTTTGAcgtgttacccaaaccgacccaacctgacccatttgcCAGTCATAACAAATAGCAGTGAACTTTGCGAAAATGAGTGATGTGGACCCAAGACGTTAACGATGAATTTATCTATAACTGCATCTACTAAAAGTTCCACTTCTTAACTTGCAGGTTCTTGGGAGCTAGTAGGatagtgtcacgaccctactttttccgttatctttttcagttaattatttaacgaccgttaactgttagagtgccacgtcatttctatgacctatattattatttttgcaataatatatatatattaattattatgtgttatgtgaatatttgtattcatattttaatttatacgtttctacgtctcgcggattttcatccggcgaatcttttcggttttaaaaccaacggacgcgtttttgggacatttaaatcctaaatattttaaatatgatattttaagatcatattattatatagtgtatttatatttattttttgtcgcgcgtttgttatctctccggatttttaatcgcgtaagtgcgttttcgcgtttcgggactcgttcgggctttcgggccacaaggattatgcatttaagtgagatggcccaccatggggcccaccccatgcctCATTCGGCCGAAGCCACAAGGGAGGGGGGTAACACTCCCTTGTTTTTCCCATTTTGTGATTTAATTTCTTTTTCATCAATTTTTATCAAAACTTAAACTTATTATTTGCTCTCCTCCTCTTTCTCCCTCTCTTGGCCGTCGCCCTACACCTCCCCAACACCATCAATCTTCAACAATTTtatagcttggatcatcaattgtttaacaccaacgcgttcctctcttcgttctctacgcgataacatcaatcgttt
This window of the Rutidosis leptorrhynchoides isolate AG116_Rl617_1_P2 chromosome 7, CSIRO_AGI_Rlap_v1, whole genome shotgun sequence genome carries:
- the LOC139858597 gene encoding importin subunit alpha-4-like; the encoded protein is MRHSHLFLLTSYPSPSVIIPALRTVENIVAGDDLQTQAVIEAGLIAPLVNLLQIAEFDIKKESAWAILNATSCGNNDQIK